Within Azotosporobacter soli, the genomic segment TCTTATCAGGAACGTATTTTTACACGCAGCGTGACAGGCGTACAAGCCGATGACGCACGTCATTTGACGGAAAGAGATTTTAGCGCCGTTATCAGCGCTGCAAAAAGTTTGCCGCCGTTGGCGGAAGTGAGCGGTGACTATATGCTGCCGACCGGACATCATCACAGCGTCATTTTGAGTCTGGCGGATAAAATTGTTGCAGCGGTCAAAGCCGGTAAGATTCGCCGCTTTTTCCTGGTCGGCGGTTGTGATGGAGCTAAGCCGGGGCGTAACTATTATACGGAATTGGCGCAGCAAATACCGAAAGACTGTATTATTCTTACGGTTGCCTGCGGGAAGTTCCGTTTTAATCACCTTGAGTTCGGCGATATTGACGGCATTCCGCGTTTGCTTGACTTAGGGCAGTGCAACAATGCCTATTCAGGCATACAGGTGGCGTTGGCACTGGCTGAAGTTTTCAAATGTGGTGTGAACGAACTGCCGCTGTCGATGATTTTGTCCTGGTATGAACAAAAAGCAGTGGCGATCTTACTCACGCTCTTGCATCTTGGCGTGAAGGATATTCGGATCGGACCGACGCCGCCGGCATTCTTGACGGCGAATGTGTTCAAAGTTTTGCAAGACAATTTCAATTTGAAATTAATTACAACGCCGGCAGAAGATTTGAAAGCGATTTTAGGCTAAGGCGAGGCGACAGCGGGATGAAAATCCCGCTGTCGTTATGCTTATAAGACTTGCAGCTGGTCTTGACGCGACATATAATAGGAATAAAATAAACGGAGGGGGAACGGCATGCCTAAAATTACCAGTCGAGCGAAGCGGTTACGCATCTATATTGGCGAAAGTGATCGCTGTCAGGGAAAACCGCTGTTTCAGGCGATTGTGGAAACGGCGAAGAGCTTTGATATTGCCGGTGCGACAGTGTTTCGCGGCTTGATGGGCTACGGTGCGCATAGCCGGATTCATACGGCTAAGATTATTGATCTTTCATCCGATTTGCCAATTTTGGTGGAGATTATCGATAGCGAAGAATATATAGAGAAATTACTGCCGTATTTGGATGAAGTGGTGCAAGAGGGCTTGGTGACTGTCGACGATATTGAGGTTATCAAATATGGCAATAAGCCGCTTGCGCGCGTTTGAGCATCGAAAGGATTGAAAGATGAATAACTGGCAACACCTATTGATTATTGCAATTGGAGGCGGAATTGGCTCAGTTTCTCGCTACCTGACATCACAGTGGCTTGCGCAGCGCCTAGGACCGTTTTTCCCTTATGGAACATTGGCGGTAAATGTAATCGGCTGTTTTATTATTGGCTTGTTTATGACATTTGCAACAGAGCGGTTTATCATCAATCCGCTTTGGCGCTTATTGATTACCGTCGGCTTCCTCGGCGGTCTTACCACTTTTTCGTCGTTCAGCTATGAAACGATAAAAATGTTGGAAGAGGCCGAGTATTTACTGGTTCTGGCCAACGTGTCTTTAAATTGTCTGATTGGTTTTAGCGCGACTTGGGCGGGAATGCTCGTGGCTCGGTCGCTATAGTTTTGTGCTTCTTAAAAAAAACAGGTCGAATGACTGCTGCGTCATTCGACCTGTTTTTTTGTATAAAGAAAACCACGCGCTAGGCGTGTGGTTCCGGAAAGCTTATAGCTATAAGTAGAAAAGAAAAGCCTCCTTTGCTAGAATAAATGCAGGTTTGCCGACCGCATAAACTAACAAAGGAGGAGTATCCAAAATGGATAACAGCAGTTTAGCACACACAAAATGGAAATGCAAATACCATATAGTTTTCGCACCGAAATACAGAAGACAAATCATATATGGGAAAATAAAAAGTGATATCGGAGTTATACTGAGAAAGCTATGCGAACATAAAGGTGTTGAAATTATAGAAGCAAGTGCTTGCCCGGATCACGTTCACATGTTGGTAAGCATACCGCCGAAAATAAGCGTGTCAAGTTTTGTGGGGTATCTAAAAGGAAAGAGTTCATTAATGATATTTGATAGGCATGCGAACTTGAAATATCGATATGGCAATCGACAGTTTTGGTGTAAAGGATACTATGTAGATACAGTAGGTCGAAATAAAAAAGCAATTGAAGAGTATATCAA encodes:
- the crcB gene encoding fluoride efflux transporter CrcB — protein: MNNWQHLLIIAIGGGIGSVSRYLTSQWLAQRLGPFFPYGTLAVNVIGCFIIGLFMTFATERFIINPLWRLLITVGFLGGLTTFSSFSYETIKMLEEAEYLLVLANVSLNCLIGFSATWAGMLVARSL
- the tnpA gene encoding IS200/IS605 family transposase, which produces MDNSSLAHTKWKCKYHIVFAPKYRRQIIYGKIKSDIGVILRKLCEHKGVEIIEASACPDHVHMLVSIPPKISVSSFVGYLKGKSSLMIFDRHANLKYRYGNRQFWCKGYYVDTVGRNKKAIEEYIKNQLKDDVIAEQLTLKELVDPFTGEPAKKSK
- the hcp gene encoding hydroxylamine reductase, which produces MFCYQCEQTAGGTGCTKVGVCGKNEDIASLQDTLLFGLKGIAAYAHHARELGAKDDQVDAFAHDALFFTLTNVNFNLNRHIEMVLKCGAMNLRAMEMLDKAHLARFGSPVPVKVFTGTKAGAGILVTGHDLLDLEELLKQTEGSGINIYTHGEMLPAHSYPALNKYPHLVGNYGTAWQNQRKEFAAFSGPILVTTNCVMPPLENCSYQERIFTRSVTGVQADDARHLTERDFSAVISAAKSLPPLAEVSGDYMLPTGHHHSVILSLADKIVAAVKAGKIRRFFLVGGCDGAKPGRNYYTELAQQIPKDCIILTVACGKFRFNHLEFGDIDGIPRLLDLGQCNNAYSGIQVALALAEVFKCGVNELPLSMILSWYEQKAVAILLTLLHLGVKDIRIGPTPPAFLTANVFKVLQDNFNLKLITTPAEDLKAILG
- a CDS encoding DUF190 domain-containing protein codes for the protein MPKITSRAKRLRIYIGESDRCQGKPLFQAIVETAKSFDIAGATVFRGLMGYGAHSRIHTAKIIDLSSDLPILVEIIDSEEYIEKLLPYLDEVVQEGLVTVDDIEVIKYGNKPLARV